The genome window AGTCCCCTCACTACGAACGAACTATTCTCGTCGATTCCCACCGATTACTTCACTATCGGCGTAGGTTTTAATGGTGTACTGTGCTGATAATTTTGCCTGTTGTTGACTGGGTACTTGTATCTGCCAGCAATATCCACCTTGAATGAGTTGTCCGCGTTCTTCTTGTTCGTATTTTTGCCATTGAGGGGAAACTTGACCAAGTTCTACATCAACTTTTTCTCCTTCTTGGGGTACAGGAATCCGTTCTCGGATCTCAATCCGTGCTTCGTTGGCTAAACGATTAGCAATGTCAATTTTAATGTGGTGACAGAGTTCGTTAAAGGCGACTAATAACTGACTGGAACGTTTTTCCTGATACGTTGTGTTTCGGGCGACTTTTATCCCTTGTTCAACGCCTAAACCTAATTCAACTTGTCCCTTGGCGGGTACGGTGGGTAATGTTGTGGATAAGATATACTCCCCATCAACATAAACATCAGCTGAACCACTTAAAAGTGGGGCGTCTAAAGGATTGCAAAGTTGGGCGATTCGGAAGACATTGGTATCTTCACGGGGAACGACAATATAGCGCAGGTTGACATCGGTACTTTGGCTAGTTAGTGCGACGGAATGAAATTGTCCATCTGACGGAACATCCACCCGTCCATCGGCAAGATAAGCATAATCAAAGGAACCTGCTGCTTCACGTACTGATACTCCACCAGGCGGTAATGGGGTAGACAGACATTGGTGGGATTTTGATATAGCCTGTTTGACGATTTCTAGGACATTGAATGTTACCAAAAACTGCTGTTGCTTGAGGAGTTCTAGATAGACATATTGCTGGTTTTGAAGCAGTAATTTCCCTCGCTTATTGGGGTCATCTGCGCCGGGAAGTCGCATTAAATTGTAAGTCAGTAAGTCATCGTTGTTAATCACCGGATCACTAATGAGTTGACTCAAGGTTTCACCTAAGTCGCATTCTGTTTCTTCGGGTTCATAATCTCTACCTCTTAAGTATTGCTCCATAGAAGAATGGCGGAAGCTGGATTCTGCTTCTTCCAGTAAATTATGGAGATTTTGATCTAAGTCGCATTCTGTTTCTTTTGGTGCATCGGACAGCATGGCGTCAAGGTCAGCAAACTCGTCTCCTGATTCATCGAACAGGTTATGAAACTCCATAGCCTTATCGGTATCGGACAGGAGGCATTCAAGTTCCATATCCAGATCGTCTTGTACTTTCTCCTGTGTCAGTTTTTGCTCCCGATGTTGATTAATCAGATTCACTTCCAGCTTGTAGGATGAACTGTTGATTCTACTCTCTGGTTGTGTAAAGGCTCTTTGTCCAGTGACCACCTGCGGCTTCTGGCGGTCATAATCGGCAAACAGCATTGTTGCACCAACGGGAGGTAAACGCCAACCGGATTTTCTAGGGACAGGTTG of Coleofasciculus chthonoplastes PCC 7420 contains these proteins:
- a CDS encoding mucoidy inhibitor MuiA family protein encodes the protein MPNIIQLASKIDKVKVYAAGATVSRIADLHLENGETPEQIEISGLPLALDDSSVRVQVEGNANLVIPTDIRISLAVSSPQEPPNSPAEEQLHQAKAEVRRIQETIALIDNEISVLKQLHVPNQPKAEPGKAPPPSPLAARLAIANFQDEQIRSRIQERRETQNSLKEAKTHLDELLHKQKLASTAQQVKPHDLRKTVIISLSYPAEVTVSQQQLIVEYFVPGARWTPTYLCRLESSTNTAAIAVRAFLCQRTGEDWSGVRLELSTANPMTWCELPELPSLRLGRTQPVPRKSGWRLPPVGATMLFADYDRQKPQVVTGQRAFTQPESRINSSSYKLEVNLINQHREQKLTQEKVQDDLDMELECLLSDTDKAMEFHNLFDESGDEFADLDAMLSDAPKETECDLDQNLHNLLEEAESSFRHSSMEQYLRGRDYEPEETECDLGETLSQLISDPVINNDDLLTYNLMRLPGADDPNKRGKLLLQNQQYVYLELLKQQQFLVTFNVLEIVKQAISKSHQCLSTPLPPGGVSVREAAGSFDYAYLADGRVDVPSDGQFHSVALTSQSTDVNLRYIVVPREDTNVFRIAQLCNPLDAPLLSGSADVYVDGEYILSTTLPTVPAKGQVELGLGVEQGIKVARNTTYQEKRSSQLLVAFNELCHHIKIDIANRLANEARIEIRERIPVPQEGEKVDVELGQVSPQWQKYEQEERGQLIQGGYCWQIQVPSQQQAKLSAQYTIKTYADSEVIGGNRRE